From the genome of Phycicoccus duodecadis:
ACGGCCTGGAGCTCGACCGACGGCGTCGTCGTGCAGGGGGAGACCGTCGAGCCCGGTGACTACTCGGGTCCGGCCGGGGCCCGGGCCGTGCTCGAGACCCCTGGGGTCCAGGTCGGCATCCTCGAGACGGCGCGCGGCGGCATGCTGCTGCGCGGGATGGGGGTCAGCCACAACGACGTCTCGGTCGTCACCAACGTCTCGGCCGACCATCTCGGGCTCCAGGGCATCGACACCGTCGACCAGCTCGCCGAGGTCAAGGCCATCGTCACCCGGGTCACCCGGCCGTCGGGCTGGGTGGTGCTCAACGGTGAGGACCCGCGGGTGTGGGCCATGCGCTCGGGGTCCAGGGCCCGCCCGTGGGTCTTCGCCTCCGACCCCACGGCCCCGGCCGTGCGGGAGGCACTCACGGCCGGCGGCCGGGCCACGACCGTCCTCGACGGGCACGTGACGGTGCTGGGCGGCCCCGGCTCGCCCGACCGGCTGCTGCCCGTGCTCGACCTGCCGATGGCGCTCTCGGGGCTGTCGCATCACAACGTGCTCAACGCCCTGGCGGGCGCCTCGGCGGCGCTCGGGCTCGGCATCGCCCGCGACGACGTGGTCGAGGGGCTGCGCACCTTCGCGCCCGACGACGTGCTGAACCCCGGGCGGATGAACACCTACTCGGTGCCGGTCGAGGGCGGATCGGCGACGGTCGTGGTCGACCTGGCGCACAACGAGGCGGGGCTGGAGGCGCTGCTCGACGTCGCCCGCGGCCTGACCGCACCGGGCGGATGCCTGCACCTGGCGCTGGGCACGGCCGGTGACCGCACCGACGACATCCTCCAGGCACTGGGCGAGATCGCCGGCCTGCGGGCCGACCACGTGGTCGCCGCCCACAAGGACCGGTACCTGCGAGGGCGGACCGTCGAGGACCTGGAGGCGCAGCTGCGGCTGGGCCTGGCTCGTGCGGGCGTCGCCGACATCGCCTCGTACCCCACCGAGCTCGGCGGCCTGCAGGCGTGCGTGGCCGACGCCGAGGACGGCGACGTCGTGGCCCTGATGTGCCACGCCGAGCGCGACGAGGTCGTGGCCTGGCTGCGCTCGGTCGGGGCGAGCGCCGACGACGCCGCGGCCATCCGGCGCAAGGTCGTCGCCGCCCGCGGCGAGCACGAGGCCGAGGGTGACATCGCCCGGCTGTGGGAGCTCGACGACGCGCAGGCCCGGGTCGAGCGCGGTGCGGCGCTCTACGCCGCCCACCCCGGCGACGCCCGGATCGCGTACGAGTACGGCGGCACCCACGACAGCGCCGGGCACGAGACCGAGGCGGTGCCCCTCTACGAGGAGGCGCTGCGGCTGGGCCTGCGCGAGCCGCTGCGGCACCGGGCCCAGCTGCAGCTCGCATCCAGCCTGCGCAACCTCGGGCGGTCGGCGGAAGC
Proteins encoded in this window:
- a CDS encoding tetratricopeptide repeat protein, with protein sequence MTSHDAGPDGPVLTREVRLLEGPNLYFPRPAVKVTLALPGYLAASEATVAAVCEAVGMRRGRPGAPGSEQRQQVLVRLVERMARALATAAGTRRLGVRTRAAADTDVVVCAFVWRHRGRAEALGAAIGPALADLLAGLSPAEAVGERAAAVAAAPVGDAPRVVSPRIPVASVTGTNGKTTTTRLLAHICMTSGRTTAWSSTDGVVVQGETVEPGDYSGPAGARAVLETPGVQVGILETARGGMLLRGMGVSHNDVSVVTNVSADHLGLQGIDTVDQLAEVKAIVTRVTRPSGWVVLNGEDPRVWAMRSGSRARPWVFASDPTAPAVREALTAGGRATTVLDGHVTVLGGPGSPDRLLPVLDLPMALSGLSHHNVLNALAGASAALGLGIARDDVVEGLRTFAPDDVLNPGRMNTYSVPVEGGSATVVVDLAHNEAGLEALLDVARGLTAPGGCLHLALGTAGDRTDDILQALGEIAGLRADHVVAAHKDRYLRGRTVEDLEAQLRLGLARAGVADIASYPTELGGLQACVADAEDGDVVALMCHAERDEVVAWLRSVGASADDAAAIRRKVVAARGEHEAEGDIARLWELDDAQARVERGAALYAAHPGDARIAYEYGGTHDSAGHETEAVPLYEEALRLGLREPLRHRAQLQLASSLRNLGRSAEALAVVDEVAARHPESVGVAAFHALVAHDAGDPTGALRGLLAVVAATSTDPDVERYRRALTAYAEQLGR